A genomic segment from Mycoplasmopsis arginini encodes:
- a CDS encoding phosphoketolase family protein → MKTKFDKKEYFELMDKWFRAANYLSVAQIYLRNNPLLKKELTKEDIKLYPIGHWGTIPGQNFIYTHLNRVINKYDLNMFYIEGPGHGGQVMISNSYLDGSYSEIYPQISQDEAGIKRMCKRFSFPGGTASHAAPETPGSIHEGGELGYSLSHATGAILDNPDLIAATVIGDGEAETGPLCSGWFSNSFINPVNDGVVLPILHLNGGKISNPTLLARKPKKEIEQYFLGMGWKPHFFEWSEEKTFLEVHEEMAKIMDSAIEEILAIKKEAKIKGAQNATRPQWPVIICKTPKGWTCPKEWDGQAIEGSFRAHQVPLPVSAFKLEHIKELEKWLKSYKPEELFDENGKILPEISDLAPKGNQRMATNPITNGGINVRELDLSSWEKFAIDINYPGQIKGQDMVELGKYMADTVIKNPNNFRVFGPDETKSNRLFALFDVTKRQWLEEYSNKYDEWVGPEGRIIDSQLSEHQAEGFLEGYVLTGRHGFFASYESFLRVVDSMLTQHMKWIKKSLELKWRKDYPSLNVIATSTAFQQDHNGYTHQDPGLLGHLADKRPELIREYLPADSNTLLAVMEKSLKERNVINLIVASKQPREQFFNVNEAKELVEKGYKVIDWASNVKSNEEPDIVFVSSGVEPNLETLAAISIVHNHFPKLKIKYVNVVDLLKLRSQEVDPRGLSDDEFDQVFTKDKLVVFAFHGFEGLIRDIFFTRKNRNLIIHGYRENGDITTSFDIRQLSQMDRYHIAKDAIAKFYGKEAQDFLNLMDQKIQEHNDYIYEYGYDMPEVVEWKWKNINE, encoded by the coding sequence ATGAAAACAAAATTTGATAAAAAAGAATATTTTGAACTAATGGATAAATGGTTTAGAGCAGCTAACTATCTAAGTGTTGCTCAGATTTATTTAAGAAATAACCCTTTATTAAAAAAAGAATTAACCAAAGAAGATATTAAGTTATATCCAATTGGTCACTGAGGTACAATCCCTGGACAAAACTTTATTTATACTCATTTAAACCGTGTTATCAATAAATATGATTTAAACATGTTTTATATCGAAGGGCCCGGACATGGCGGTCAAGTAATGATTTCTAACTCTTATCTTGATGGATCATATTCAGAAATTTATCCACAAATCTCACAAGATGAAGCCGGAATTAAAAGAATGTGTAAAAGATTCTCATTCCCTGGTGGAACCGCAAGCCATGCGGCACCCGAAACGCCTGGATCGATTCATGAAGGTGGAGAATTAGGTTATTCATTATCTCATGCCACAGGAGCAATTCTTGATAATCCTGATTTAATTGCTGCTACAGTAATTGGTGATGGAGAAGCTGAAACAGGTCCTTTATGTTCGGGATGATTTTCAAATTCATTTATTAATCCCGTTAATGATGGTGTAGTTTTACCGATTTTACATTTAAATGGAGGTAAAATTTCTAACCCTACTTTATTAGCAAGAAAACCTAAGAAAGAAATTGAACAATACTTTTTAGGAATGGGATGAAAACCACACTTTTTTGAATGAAGTGAAGAAAAAACTTTTCTAGAAGTTCATGAAGAAATGGCAAAAATCATGGATAGTGCCATTGAAGAAATTTTAGCAATTAAAAAAGAGGCTAAAATTAAAGGTGCACAAAATGCTACAAGACCACAATGGCCAGTTATTATTTGTAAAACTCCAAAAGGATGAACTTGCCCAAAAGAATGAGATGGCCAAGCAATTGAAGGTAGCTTCAGAGCCCACCAAGTTCCTTTACCAGTTAGTGCTTTTAAATTAGAACATATAAAAGAACTTGAAAAATGATTAAAATCTTATAAACCAGAAGAATTATTTGATGAAAATGGAAAAATTTTACCTGAAATTAGTGATTTAGCTCCAAAAGGTAATCAAAGAATGGCTACAAATCCAATTACTAATGGCGGAATAAATGTACGTGAATTAGATTTATCTAGTTGAGAAAAATTTGCTATCGATATTAATTATCCAGGTCAAATTAAAGGTCAAGATATGGTTGAACTTGGCAAGTATATGGCTGATACTGTTATTAAAAATCCAAATAATTTTAGGGTGTTTGGTCCAGATGAAACAAAGTCAAACCGTCTATTTGCTTTATTTGATGTTACAAAACGTCAATGATTAGAAGAATATTCAAACAAATATGATGAATGAGTTGGCCCTGAAGGAAGAATAATTGATTCACAACTAAGTGAACACCAAGCTGAAGGATTTTTAGAAGGTTATGTTCTAACTGGTCGTCATGGATTCTTTGCATCTTATGAATCATTTTTAAGAGTAGTAGATTCGATGTTAACTCAACATATGAAATGAATAAAAAAATCTCTTGAATTAAAGTGAAGAAAAGACTATCCTTCATTAAATGTTATTGCTACTTCGACAGCATTCCAACAAGATCATAATGGTTATACTCACCAAGATCCTGGTCTTTTAGGTCATTTAGCTGATAAGCGTCCTGAATTAATAAGAGAATATTTACCAGCTGATTCAAATACACTTTTAGCTGTAATGGAAAAATCTTTAAAGGAAAGAAATGTTATTAATCTAATTGTGGCCTCAAAACAACCAAGAGAACAATTCTTTAATGTGAATGAAGCAAAAGAGCTTGTTGAAAAAGGTTATAAAGTAATTGATTGAGCTTCAAATGTTAAATCAAACGAGGAACCAGATATTGTTTTTGTTTCATCAGGTGTTGAACCTAATCTAGAAACATTAGCGGCTATTTCGATTGTTCACAATCATTTTCCAAAATTAAAAATTAAATATGTTAACGTTGTTGACTTATTAAAACTTAGAAGTCAAGAAGTTGATCCAAGAGGCTTAAGCGATGATGAATTTGATCAAGTATTTACAAAAGATAAATTGGTAGTTTTTGCTTTCCATGGATTTGAAGGTTTAATTAGAGATATTTTCTTTACAAGAAAAAATAGAAATTTAATTATTCATGGTTATAGAGAAAATGGTGATATTACTACAAGTTTTGATATTAGACAATTAAGTCAAATGGATAGATATCATATTGCAAAAGATGCTATTGCAAAATTCTATGGTAAAGAAGCACAAGATTTCTTAAATCTAATGGATCAAAAAATTCAAGAACATAATGATTATATTTATGAATATGGCTATGACATGCCTGAAGTTGTTGAATGAAAATGAAAAAATATTAATGAATAA
- a CDS encoding MSC_0623 family F1-like ATPase-associated protein → MAKKSTFFIERNKDKILFWLEDKNYQNNIEIIDFKKFLSTVLLKNNFKKDDVKVAEFLEKIKKSITEKQLLKFKEFAIDYENNSMFSVEQNIPIILYDQKALSFENNFEAVYNEELEKLINEKYYVEFLPNLILYFSNNTESLKIYIKKDYFLSSQGEKNGK, encoded by the coding sequence ATGGCTAAAAAATCAACATTTTTTATTGAAAGAAATAAAGATAAGATTTTATTTTGATTAGAGGATAAAAATTATCAAAATAATATTGAAATAATTGATTTTAAAAAATTTTTATCAACTGTTTTATTAAAAAATAATTTTAAAAAAGATGATGTTAAAGTTGCTGAGTTTTTAGAAAAGATAAAAAAGTCAATAACAGAAAAACAATTATTAAAATTCAAAGAATTTGCCATCGATTATGAAAATAATTCAATGTTTAGTGTTGAACAAAATATTCCAATTATTTTATATGATCAAAAAGCATTATCATTTGAAAATAATTTTGAAGCAGTTTATAATGAAGAATTAGAAAAATTAATAAACGAAAAATATTATGTTGAATTTTTACCTAACTTAATTTTATATTTTTCAAACAATACAGAGAGTTTAAAAATATATATTAAAAAAGATTACTTTTTAAGTAGCCAAGGAGAAAAAAATGGAAAATAA
- the rplU gene encoding 50S ribosomal protein L21, with product MFAIIETGGKQLIVKKGDVIYIEKIDGNEGETVLFDKVLAIEDKIGAPYLETASVLGTIEKQGKAKKIVVYRHNAKSTHKRKLGHRQPYTRVQITEIKEK from the coding sequence ATGTTTGCAATTATCGAAACTGGTGGTAAACAATTAATCGTTAAAAAAGGCGATGTTATTTACATAGAAAAAATCGATGGCAATGAAGGTGAAACAGTTTTATTTGATAAAGTTTTAGCTATTGAAGATAAAATTGGAGCGCCTTATTTAGAAACTGCTTCTGTTTTAGGAACAATTGAAAAACAAGGAAAAGCAAAAAAAATTGTTGTTTATAGACATAATGCAAAGTCAACACATAAACGTAAATTAGGTCACCGTCAACCTTATACAAGAGTACAAATTACAGAAATTAAGGAGAAATAA
- the rpmE gene encoding 50S ribosomal protein L31, giving the protein MKKEIHPKYAEIHATCSSCNTEFVFGSTAEKVTLDVCSNCHAFYTGNRTDVKARGRVERFNKILEKSRK; this is encoded by the coding sequence ATGAAAAAAGAAATTCATCCAAAATATGCTGAAATTCATGCAACATGTTCATCATGTAACACAGAATTCGTTTTTGGGTCAACTGCTGAAAAAGTTACTTTAGATGTTTGCTCTAATTGTCATGCATTTTACACTGGAAACCGTACAGATGTTAAAGCTCGTGGTCGTGTAGAAAGATTTAACAAGATATTAGAAAAATCAAGAAAATAA
- a CDS encoding MSC_0618 family F1-like ATPase beta subunit, which yields MMGKIIKLWSDIVEVKFDKQNLPLINQLLTTNNGKTFLLVKRIIDEQTVRAIIIYSSKEINIDDEVVNTKQSFMVPVGSNSKNNIYSFEGKPLLQDRETNPKYIEMNSIINSERYLENDLEIVETGIKAIDFFMPIIKGYKLGIFGGAGVGKTVLMKEIIFNVNKKSTKTSNIFIGSGERSREAIELFNELESSNLMKNSAMYISKMNESPGARMSIVPIGITAAEYLRDYEKDDVLLFIDNIYRFVQAENEVSASLGKKPSVGGYQSTLESDVANIENRLFKNKNGSITSFQTIFLPMDDLSDPSAVAVFNHLDGNLVLSRNQTSKNIFPAFDPLASSSNSVDEKIIGKKHFEAILETKRILKAYKDLEDVIMILGFDELDEQSKNTVKKALQLENFFTQNFFMTEHFTKSPGVYVSLKDTVESVQRILDGKYLKQSPEIFAYVGSNLNIPTDEELGL from the coding sequence ATAATGGGTAAAATTATTAAATTATGATCAGACATTGTTGAAGTAAAATTTGACAAACAAAATCTACCTTTAATCAATCAATTACTAACTACAAATAATGGAAAAACATTTTTATTAGTAAAAAGAATTATTGATGAACAAACTGTTAGAGCAATTATTATTTATTCTTCAAAAGAAATTAATATCGACGATGAAGTCGTTAACACAAAACAAAGTTTCATGGTTCCTGTTGGTTCAAATTCAAAAAATAATATTTATTCATTTGAAGGTAAGCCATTATTACAAGACCGTGAAACAAATCCTAAATATATTGAAATGAATTCGATTATAAATTCAGAAAGATATTTAGAAAATGATTTAGAAATTGTTGAAACTGGAATTAAAGCAATTGACTTTTTCATGCCAATTATTAAAGGTTATAAACTTGGGATTTTTGGTGGAGCTGGTGTTGGTAAAACAGTTTTGATGAAAGAAATTATTTTTAACGTTAATAAAAAATCAACTAAAACATCAAACATTTTTATCGGTTCCGGAGAAAGATCACGTGAAGCTATCGAATTATTTAACGAATTAGAATCTTCTAATTTAATGAAAAATTCAGCGATGTATATTTCAAAAATGAACGAATCTCCCGGAGCCAGAATGTCAATTGTGCCAATTGGTATAACCGCCGCTGAATACTTAAGAGACTACGAAAAAGATGATGTTTTATTATTTATTGATAACATTTACCGTTTTGTTCAAGCAGAAAATGAAGTTTCAGCATCATTAGGAAAAAAACCATCAGTTGGAGGATATCAATCAACTCTAGAATCTGATGTTGCTAATATTGAAAATAGATTGTTTAAAAATAAGAATGGTTCAATCACTTCATTTCAAACAATTTTCTTGCCAATGGATGATTTAAGTGACCCTTCTGCTGTTGCTGTGTTTAATCATTTAGATGGTAACCTTGTTTTATCACGTAATCAAACATCTAAAAATATCTTCCCAGCTTTTGATCCTTTAGCTTCTTCGTCTAACTCAGTTGATGAAAAAATTATCGGTAAAAAACACTTTGAAGCAATTTTAGAAACTAAAAGAATTTTAAAAGCATACAAAGATTTAGAAGATGTTATTATGATTTTAGGTTTTGACGAACTTGATGAACAAAGTAAGAATACAGTTAAGAAAGCATTGCAACTTGAAAACTTTTTCACTCAAAACTTTTTTATGACCGAACATTTTACTAAATCACCTGGTGTTTATGTTTCATTAAAAGATACAGTTGAATCTGTTCAAAGAATTCTAGATGGTAAATATCTAAAACAAAGCCCCGAAATTTTTGCTTATGTTGGATCTAATTTAAATATTCCAACTGATGAAGAATTAGGATTATAA
- a CDS encoding signal peptidase II yields the protein MEENKKITYFSKEYWRKNWKFILINISIFFAILGSLLLIDLLTKEFIFRWKDKENLIVDTDYQSGNAFIIFKSVLHKGTTIGIFESNLPVLHIISFVIVFASLWGVTFIKEKKSIVITFFLAMVSAGSLGNMVDRFLFAGVRDIMNFPWVNQGVLNFADAWLVLGAVGILLSITIINLINHFNHKKEKEKMLENSQI from the coding sequence ATGGAAGAAAATAAAAAAATAACCTATTTTTCTAAAGAGTATTGAAGAAAAAATTGAAAATTTATTTTAATAAACATATCAATCTTTTTTGCAATTTTAGGAAGTCTTTTACTAATCGATTTATTAACAAAAGAATTTATCTTTAGATGAAAAGATAAAGAAAATTTAATAGTTGATACAGATTATCAAAGTGGAAATGCTTTTATCATCTTTAAATCTGTTTTACACAAGGGAACGACAATTGGTATCTTTGAAAGTAATTTACCAGTTTTACATATAATTAGCTTTGTAATTGTTTTTGCCTCTTTATGAGGTGTAACATTTATTAAAGAAAAGAAATCAATTGTTATTACTTTCTTTTTAGCAATGGTTAGTGCCGGCTCACTAGGAAACATGGTAGATAGATTTTTGTTTGCTGGAGTTAGAGATATAATGAATTTCCCATGAGTCAACCAAGGGGTTTTAAATTTTGCTGATGCTTGATTAGTTTTAGGTGCTGTTGGTATTTTATTATCAATAACAATTATTAATTTAATTAACCACTTTAACCATAAGAAAGAAAAAGAAAAAATGTTAGAAAACAGCCAAATATAA
- a CDS encoding MSC_0619 family F1-like ATPase alpha subunit has protein sequence MENNKLIKNPKIVSIFGYIVEVSGEFSYEQGQQFVCERNKDIKLILISATKDSAFLLANNENKELKINDTIEVSEKQNIFTSKEHFGKVIDIFGNVVLPQKTIVKKQSDDPESATFKLAHQLMNVKTLNEQLYTGFTSIDLLIPIGKGQRELIIGDRQTGKTHIAINVILNQAKTNTKCVYVAIGQKRESISRLYNILKENDALKNTIIVDAPATSAYEQYLAPYVGMAHAENISEKDDVVIIFDDLTKHANIIREIALLTDKPVGKEAMPGDIFFAHSQLLERAGSFVGRKTITALPILQTIDGDITSLISSNVISITDGQIVTSADLFSQGVLPAININLSVSRTGSSVQNRIMSKVASEVGKIFKQYKRHLKLAVLDYELNKETAALLYKGKMIDKMFIQKGYSLYSNKFVLLMSKLISWTILRGVKDEEKALKFIDILIETNQEAKNAYNTIQTSTNYDEHIMKDFFAYALKQYSDYLNLGWEIEYEHEFVEFSQEYLEQVAKRLGDK, from the coding sequence ATGGAAAATAACAAATTAATTAAGAACCCTAAAATTGTTTCAATTTTTGGATACATAGTTGAAGTATCTGGAGAATTTTCATATGAACAAGGGCAACAATTTGTTTGTGAAAGAAATAAAGATATTAAACTAATTTTAATTAGTGCAACTAAAGATAGTGCCTTTTTATTAGCTAACAATGAAAATAAAGAACTGAAAATTAACGACACAATTGAGGTTTCAGAAAAACAAAATATTTTCACATCAAAAGAACATTTTGGAAAAGTTATTGATATTTTTGGAAATGTTGTTTTACCTCAAAAAACTATTGTTAAAAAACAAAGTGATGATCCAGAAAGTGCAACATTTAAATTAGCTCATCAATTAATGAATGTAAAAACATTAAATGAACAATTATATACTGGTTTTACTTCTATTGACTTATTAATTCCAATTGGTAAGGGACAACGTGAGTTAATTATTGGTGATAGACAAACAGGTAAAACTCATATTGCAATTAATGTAATTTTAAATCAAGCTAAAACAAATACAAAATGTGTTTACGTAGCGATTGGTCAAAAAAGAGAAAGTATTTCAAGACTTTATAATATTTTAAAAGAAAATGATGCATTAAAAAATACTATTATCGTTGATGCTCCTGCTACAAGTGCTTATGAACAATATTTAGCACCTTATGTAGGTATGGCTCATGCTGAAAACATTTCAGAAAAAGATGATGTTGTGATTATTTTTGATGACTTAACAAAACATGCTAACATTATTCGTGAAATTGCTTTATTAACAGATAAACCAGTAGGTAAAGAAGCAATGCCTGGTGATATCTTCTTTGCACACTCACAATTATTAGAAAGAGCTGGATCATTTGTTGGTAGAAAAACTATTACTGCGTTACCAATCTTACAAACAATTGATGGAGATATTACTTCTTTAATTTCTTCAAATGTCATTTCAATTACTGATGGTCAAATTGTAACTAGCGCTGATTTATTTTCTCAAGGTGTATTACCAGCTATTAATATTAATTTATCAGTTTCAAGAACAGGTTCTTCAGTTCAAAATAGAATTATGTCAAAAGTTGCTTCAGAAGTTGGAAAGATTTTTAAACAATATAAAAGACATTTAAAGCTAGCAGTTTTAGATTATGAACTAAATAAAGAAACCGCAGCATTATTATATAAAGGTAAAATGATTGATAAAATGTTTATCCAAAAAGGATATTCATTATATTCAAATAAATTTGTTTTATTAATGTCAAAACTTATTTCTTGAACCATTTTACGCGGTGTTAAGGATGAAGAAAAAGCATTAAAATTTATTGATATTTTAATTGAAACAAATCAAGAAGCTAAAAATGCTTATAATACAATTCAAACAAGTACAAATTATGATGAACATATTATGAAAGACTTTTTTGCTTATGCTTTAAAACAATATTCTGATTATTTAAATCTAGGTTGAGAAATAGAATATGAACATGAATTTGTTGAATTTAGTCAAGAATATTTAGAACAAGTCGCTAAAAGATTAGGAGATAAATAA
- the rpmA gene encoding 50S ribosomal protein L27, translating into MAHTKSGGTTSNSRDSAGRRLGVKATDGQFVTAGSIIYRQRGTKIFPGNNVGRGKDDTLYALIDGIVKFENRINRKFASVYAVEEK; encoded by the coding sequence ATGGCACATACGAAATCAGGTGGAACAACCTCTAATAGTAGAGACTCAGCCGGTAGAAGACTTGGTGTTAAGGCTACTGATGGTCAATTTGTAACCGCAGGAAGCATTATTTATAGACAAAGAGGAACAAAAATTTTTCCAGGAAACAATGTTGGTCGTGGAAAAGACGATACCCTATATGCTTTAATTGATGGAATTGTTAAATTCGAAAACAGAATCAATCGTAAATTTGCATCTGTGTATGCAGTTGAAGAAAAATAA